Proteins co-encoded in one Stomoxys calcitrans chromosome 5, idStoCalc2.1, whole genome shotgun sequence genomic window:
- the LOC131997863 gene encoding uncharacterized protein LOC131997863 — MHGKFKMENWQRIFVTEESFIRLADRLVAFNADIGDNTLPLSSIHLINIHMTELKSLWSDIKSTFDTFMADRDSEQDEGGADDSVNASELETFRAKFKSSYVTYCNCLATLSQLAEEFQLPATKISPSQRLVANPPVSEGHPEFQDTPSSTGRTDYSFHLPPCDTEVFHGDYMSWPTFRDMFTAVYIKNSRLSFVERLFHLTQKTRGEARDIVQRSPLTNDGFHLAWKNLCARYENRRILVNGQLKVLFNLPSISKESASALKQLQRDLTSCISALELYDIDVRGWDPLFVFLCSNRLPESTLTLWEQGLADKTAIPKWSDLDSFLTNRYRTLESVSEMRANPNARDQDSKSNSTNTKSSRNINSFQVRVSGPQCPLCPREFHVIRKCPKFIAMDINQRKSEIRKQGLCLNCFSKTHHVRNCTSKNTCFQCQRKHNTLLHESSANPEASNSRVQTPANTNSGLNANSSPFAPSPIQSTSSGTGVVQTYFSSSSRGVLLGTALVDVLHLGVTYQARVLLDSGSQGTFISERLFNRLQLPYRKVNAQISGLNDSMAASVRKECTLLLCSRYADAQISVKAFVITNLSGALPSHSIPPSIFSQLPQFELADPLFHRSSSIDILIGGDFLPSIMRSGVKHDICGSLMGQNTIFGWILTGPIPIQSPSPYSRIISNFCEISLDKEISRFWEVENLPRKNFVSAADRFCEELFVSTTKRDEDGRYVVHLPFKRDFPKSISLGNSRTSAMAQFLRNEVRLLRNLAFKDEYDSVIQEYANLSHMCQVETSSSMGSASHYYLPHHAVIKPESTTTKVRVVFNASSPSSNGVSLNDTLHTGPVLQSDLTVLILKWRFFRYVFNADIQKMYRQIRVHPNHTPFQRVLFRRDPSDDVQDFELKTVTFGVNCAPYLAIRTLFQLADDVQSSHPIASEILRSSMYVDDALVGAHSLQKAMQSKEQLISALASAGFLLRKWTANSKDILAGLPSDHLLCEDFLDFDDSSTAKMLGIRWNARSDSFYFTTKPFPDSSRDTKRELLSQISKLFDPAGWLSPCIVVAKILMQRIWSEGTGWDEVVTPGTLAKWKEFQTCYSAINEVRIPRWLHYVPSADIQFHGFCDASERAYAAALYVRIATTTSVSTHLVYSKTRVAPVKTLSIPSDPNDFAALTPGHFLIGTPILAPIDPRIEESPVSILNRWQRLKAIHQSFCVRWKNEYLRELQKRVKWQSSEKNIEENTLVVIQDDNLPPNVWRLGRVCKAYFGTDRRVRVADVVTQKGTITRPITKLVVISSPN, encoded by the exons ATGCATGGTAAATTTAAAATGGAAAATTGGCAAAGGATTTTCGTAACTGAAg AGTCGTTCATTCGCTTAGCTGATCGCCTTGTCGCATTCAATGCTGATATAGGTGATAATACGCTTCCGCTCTCATCGATTCACTTAATTAATATACACATGACAGAGCTGAAGTCATTATGGAGCGACATTAAGTCCACTTTCGATACATTCATGGCTGATCGTGATAGTGAGCAAGACGAGGGCGGTGCAGACGATTCCGTAAATGCATCCGAGCTGGAGACCTTCCGAGCCAAGTTTAAGAGTTCTTATGTGACTTACTGCAACTGCTTGGCGACATTGTCACAGCTCGCGGAGGAGTTTCAGTTGCCGGCAACTAAGATTTCTCCAAGCCAACGTCTTGTCGCAAATCCACCTGTTTCCGAAGGTCATCCAGAATTTCAAGACACTCCGTCTTCTACGGGAAGGACTGATTATTCCTTTCATCTCCCGCCATGTGATACAGAGGTTTTCCACGGTGATTACATGTCCTGGCCTACTTTCAGAGACATGTTTACGGCAGTGTACATAAAGAATTCCAGACTTAGTTTTGTCGAGCGTCTGTTTCACTTGACGCAAAAAACGCGAGGCGAGGCTCGTGACATTGTTCAGAGGAGCCCTTTGACGAATGATGGTTTCCATTTGGCATGGAAAAATCTATGCGCTCGTTATGAGAATAGACGAATCCTTGTTAACGGGCAGCTAAAGGTTTTGTTCAATCTTCCTTCCATTTCCAAAGAGTCCGCCAGTGCACTTAAACAGTTGCAGCGCGACCTTACTTCTTGTATCTCGGCCCTAGAGTTGTATGACATTGATGTCAGAGGTTGGGACCCTCTATTCGTATTTCtctgttcgaatcgtcttccaGAGTCCACACTTACCTTATGGGAGCAGGGTCTCGCAGATAAGACTGCAATTCCTAAGTGGTCTGACCTTGACTCCTTTCTTACGAATAGATACCGGACACTGGAGTCCGTTTCTGAAATGCGTGCCAATCCCAATGCAAGggatcaagattcaaaatccaaTAGCACGAATACTAAGAGTTCGAGAAATATTAATTCATTCCAAGTGAGAGTTTCGGGTCCACAATGTCCTTTATGTCCAAGAGAGTTCCATGTGATTAGGAAGTGTCCTAAGTTCATAGCAATGGACATTAATCAGAGAAAGTCCGAGATAAGGAAGCAAGGTCTGTGTTTGAACTGTTTTTCTAAAACTCATCACGTTCGAAATTGTACAAGCAAGAACACTTGTTTCCAGTGCCAGAGGAAGCATAATACTTTGCTTCATGAGAGTTCCGCTAATCCAGAGGCCAGTAACTCAAGAGTGCAGACTCCGGCAAATACAAATTCAGGTTTGAATGCAAACTCCTCACCTTTCGCTCCTAGTCCTATACAGTCCACTAGTTCTGGTACGGGAGTCGTTCAAACCTATTTCTCTTCCAGTTCTCGTGGCGTTTTGCTGGGGACTGCTTTGGTTGATGTGTTGCACTTGGGTGTTACGTACCAGGCAcgagtgcttttggattctgGGTCGCAGGGTACATTCATTTCAGAGAGACTTTTCAATAgattgcagctcccatatagaaaaGTCAATGCTCAGATTTCTGGTCTGAATGATTCCATGGCTGCTTCCGTTCGAAAGGAATGTACTCTGCTTCTATGTTCGAGATATGCAGATGCTCAAATTTCGGTTAAGGCCTTCGTTATTACTAATTTATCTGGTGCCCTTCCATCTCATTCAATACCCCCCTCCATCTTCTCTCAGCTGCCCCAATTCGAGCTGGCAGATCCACTATTTCACAGGAGTTCCAGTATTGATATTCTGATTGGTGGtgacttccttccttccatcatgCGGTCCGGCGTGAAGCATGATATTTGTGGTTCCTTGATGGGCCAAAATACCATCTTTGGATGGATTTTGACTGGCCCCATTCCGATCCAATCTCCATCTCCAtattccagaattatttccaacttTTGTGAAATCTCTTTGGACAAAGAGATTTCGAGATTTTGGGAGGTGGAGAATCTTCCAAGGAAGAACTTTGTGTCAGCAGCTGATAGATTTTGTGAGGAATTGTTCGTTTCAACTACTAAGAGGGATGAAGATGGAAGGTACGTTGTTCATCTTCCGTTCAAAAGAGATTTTCCCAAGAGTATATCTCTAGGTAATTCACGGACAAGTGCTATGGCCCAATTTTTGAGAAATGAAGTCCGCCTCCTTCGCAATCTTGCGTTCAAGGATGAGTATGATTCCGTTATCCAAGAGTACGCGAATTTAAGCCACATGTGTCAAGTTGAGACTTCTAGTTCTATGGGAAGTGCGTCTCATTACTACCTGCCGCACCATGCGGTTATAAAACCAGAGAGCACTACCACCAAAGTTCGGGTGGTTTTCAATGCTTCTTCACCTTCCTCTAATGGCGTGAGTCTTAATGACACTTTGCATACAGGTCCTGTGTTGCAGAGTGATCTGACTGTGTTGATTCTCAAGTGGCGATTCTTTCGGTATGTGTTCAATGCCGACATTCAAAAGATGTACCGGCAGATTAGAGTTCATCCCAATCACACACCGTTCCAAAGAGTTCTATTTCGAAGAGATCCAAGTGACGACGTTCAAGATTTCGAGTTGAAGACTGTCACTTTCGGTGTGAATTGTGCTCCATACTTAGCTATTCGCACTCTTTTCCAACTTGCTGATGACGTTCAATCCAGTCATCCTATTGCCAGTGAAATACTTCGCAGTTCTATGTACGTGGATGATGCCCTAGTGGGTGCACATTCGCTGCAGAAGGCAATGCAGTCTAAGGAGCAGTTGATATCCGCTTTGGCTTCGGCCGGCTTCCTCCTGAGAAAATGGACAGCAAATTCAAAGGATATTCTAGCAGGTCTTCCTTCCGATCATTTGCTGTGTGAAGATTTTTTGGACTTCGACGACAGTAGCACAGCAAAAATGCTAGGAATTCGTTGGAATGCTCGATCCGATTCGTTCTATTTCACTACCAAGCCATTCCCAGATTCATCCAGAGATACTAAAAGAGAACTCCTTTCCCAGATTTCAAAGCTTTTCGATCCTGCTGGTTGGCTATCGCCATGTATTGTGGTAGCAAAGATTCTTATGCAGAGGATATGGTCAGAGGGCACGGGCTGGGACGAGGTCGTTACCCCTGGCACACTTGCAAAGTGGAAAGAGTTTCAGACGTGTTATTCGGCTATAAATGAAGTTCGAATTCCGAGGTGGCTTCATTATGTTCCTTCCGCCGATATTCAATTCCATGGCTTCTGTGATGCTTCAGAAAGGGCATACGCAGCAGCTTTGTATGTGCGAATAGCTACAACTACTTCGGTCTCCACACATTTGGTCTATTCAAAGACAAGAGTGGCTCCTGTTAAGACATTGTCCATTCCGAG TGATCCTAACGATTTCGCTGCCTTAACTCCAGGTCATTTCTTGATTGGTACTCCCATTCTTGCTCCGATCGATCCACGCATTGAGGAGAGTCCTGTATCGATTTTGAACCGATGGCAGAGACTTAAGGCTATTCATCAGAGTTTTTGCGTTCGATGGAAGAACGAATATTTACGAGAACTACAAAAGCGAGTTAAATGGCAAAGTTCAGAAAAGAATATAGAAGAGAACACACTAGTCGTTATTCAAGATGACAACCTTCCACCAAATGTTTGGCGTCTAGGCAGAGTTTGCAAGGCGTATTTCGGCACTGATCGCAGAGTTCGGGTTGCTGACGTGGTGACTCAGAAGGGCACCATTACGCGACCCATTACCAAGCTTGTCGTCATTTCCTCTCCGAATTAA
- the LOC131997864 gene encoding uncharacterized protein LOC131997864, translating into MPKYTKETQRKSSAVPYKKEKYDCRICHRSHALRSCQRFLEMKMADRLEAVRRHSYCFNCLAHDHLVVSCSSSHRCHHCKKSHHTLLHVDPKLRDALLKSDRKQSRPNTPERKSKDSCPPRDFSPSPSSKQRTSLSAILRQNSIVLLPTVLVKVKGKSERSTARCLLDSGSPVSRISKRLVDSLALTTLSLKEETICPLRLTSRFDETVTIEGTFRVSNRISTVTPAESLPESFKRHFPHLFFADSKFFKSAPVDIVIGVDLYPRVIAEGVYAQNGLPTARSTIFGWVIYGVCSH; encoded by the coding sequence ATGCCCAAGTATACCAAAGAGACACAAAGGAAGTCATCCGCGGTTCCCTACAAGAAGGAAAAATACGATTGCCGTATCTGTCACCGGTCTCATGCCCTACGATCTTGCCAAAGGTTTTTGGAAATGAAAATGGCAGATCGTTTGGAAGCAGTTCGAAGGCATAGTTACTGCTTCAACTGTCTGGCTCATGACCACTTGGTGGTATCCTGCTCTAGCAGTCACCGGTGTCACCACTGCAAAAAGAGCCATCATACCCTCCTCCACGTCGATCCGAAACTACGGGATGCCCTTCTTAAGAGCGATCGGAAGCAATCGCGTCCCAACACTCCTGAGCGGAAGTCAAAGGATTCGTGCCCACCGAGGGATTTTTCGCCATCACCGTCTTCTAAGCAGAGGACATCTCTTTCGGCTATTCTTCGACAGAACAGCATTGTGTTGCTTCCTACGGTGCTCGTTAAGGTAAAAGGCAAGTCTGAACGATCCACAGCCCGGTGCCTTCTCGACTCGGGGTCTCCGGTGAGCAGGATCTCCAAGAGATTGGTAGATTCGTTGGCGCTCACGACATTGAGCCTGAAAGAGGAGACCATATGCCCACTTCGCCTGACCTCCAGATTCGACGAAACGGTAACCATTGAAGGCACATTTCGTGTGAGTAACCGCATTTCAACGGTGACGCCAGCTGAATCGCTTCCGGAATCATTTAAAAGACATTTCCCCCACTTATTCTTTGcggattcgaaatttttcaaatcggcCCCGGTGGATATTGTAATTGGTGTCGATCTTTATCCCAGGGTCATCGCAGAGGGTGTATACGCCCAGAATGGTTTGCCTACGGCACGAAGTACTATTTTTGGTTGGGTGATCTATGGTGTCTGTTCGCACTGA